The following proteins come from a genomic window of Geomonas sp. RF6:
- a CDS encoding amino acid ABC transporter ATP-binding protein, translating to MPAGNTRKMVEARDVVKFYGRFKALDRVSVDVKEREKVVIIGPSGSGKSTLLRAMNRLEEIDAGTMVVNGMDLYDPRTDISKVREEVGMVFQSFNLFPHKTVMENLTLAQRVVRKRPKDEAIERAAKLLAKVGLTDKANAYPGRLSGGQQQRVAIARSLAMDPKMILFDEPTSALDPEMIGEVLDVMKDLAREGMTMVVVTHEMGFAREVADRVLFMDHGSVIEEGTPEHFFTAPSHPRTQLFLSQIL from the coding sequence ATGCCGGCAGGTAACACTCGGAAGATGGTGGAAGCACGAGACGTCGTGAAGTTCTACGGAAGATTCAAGGCGCTGGACCGGGTCTCGGTCGACGTGAAGGAAAGGGAGAAAGTCGTCATCATCGGCCCTTCCGGATCGGGGAAGAGCACGCTGCTGCGCGCCATGAACAGGCTCGAGGAGATCGACGCCGGGACCATGGTGGTGAACGGGATGGACCTGTACGACCCGCGCACCGACATCAGCAAGGTGCGGGAAGAGGTGGGGATGGTGTTCCAGTCCTTCAACCTCTTTCCCCACAAGACGGTAATGGAGAACCTGACTCTGGCACAGAGGGTCGTGCGCAAGCGCCCGAAGGACGAGGCGATCGAGCGTGCGGCGAAGCTTCTGGCAAAAGTCGGCCTTACCGACAAGGCAAACGCCTACCCGGGGAGGCTCTCCGGGGGGCAGCAGCAACGAGTGGCCATCGCGCGTTCCCTGGCGATGGACCCGAAGATGATCCTTTTTGACGAGCCGACCTCCGCGCTCGACCCGGAAATGATCGGGGAGGTGCTCGACGTCATGAAGGACCTGGCACGTGAGGGGATGACCATGGTGGTGGTTACCCACGAAATGGGGTTCGCCCGCGAGGTCGCCGACCGAGTCCTCTTCATGGACCACGGCAGCGTCATCGAAGAGGGAACCCCGGAGCACTTCTTCACCGCTCCGAGCCACCCGCGTACCCAGCTTTTCTTGAGTCAGATCCTGTAG
- a CDS encoding amino acid ABC transporter permease: protein MLENGKKRIEVGDGAAIPTKKDMGLFTAWRIAFFGAIALLGWLVYYIPDPYLTILKFVPDGIVVTFKVTVGAILLALVIGLIAGLGRVAHNPIINGIASLYVEVIRGIPLLVQIFYIYYALGRIVKVPDMLSAIIAMAICYGAYMGEVFRAGIQSIPKGQMEAALTLGMSRGQAMYHVIVPQAFKVVLPPVGNEFIALLKDSSLVSILAVADLLRRGREFASESFTYFETYTVIALIYLIITLFFSKLIGIMEERINAGR, encoded by the coding sequence ATGTTAGAAAACGGAAAGAAACGCATCGAGGTGGGTGACGGAGCCGCCATCCCCACCAAGAAGGACATGGGGCTCTTCACTGCATGGCGCATCGCCTTTTTCGGGGCGATCGCTCTCCTTGGCTGGCTGGTCTACTACATACCGGACCCGTATCTCACCATCCTCAAGTTCGTTCCCGACGGCATCGTCGTCACCTTCAAGGTTACGGTCGGGGCGATCCTCCTGGCACTCGTCATCGGCCTCATCGCGGGGCTTGGGCGCGTCGCCCACAACCCGATCATCAACGGAATCGCTTCTCTGTACGTTGAGGTCATCCGCGGCATCCCGCTCCTTGTCCAGATCTTCTACATCTACTACGCTCTCGGCCGCATCGTGAAGGTCCCGGACATGCTCTCCGCCATCATCGCCATGGCGATCTGCTACGGCGCCTACATGGGGGAGGTCTTCCGCGCAGGGATCCAGTCGATACCGAAAGGGCAGATGGAGGCAGCTCTCACCCTCGGCATGAGCCGCGGGCAGGCGATGTACCACGTCATCGTCCCGCAGGCCTTCAAGGTCGTCCTGCCGCCGGTGGGGAACGAGTTCATCGCACTCTTGAAGGACTCGTCCCTCGTCTCCATCCTCGCGGTCGCCGATCTCCTGCGCCGCGGGCGGGAGTTCGCCTCCGAATCGTTCACCTATTTCGAAACCTACACGGTGATAGCGCTGATATACCTCATCATCACGCTGTTTTTCTCGAAGCTGATAGGGATCATGGAGGAGCGTATCAATGCCGGCAGGTAA
- a CDS encoding basic amino acid ABC transporter substrate-binding protein, producing MKKLLRLLLPVLTLSLCLAATALAAPRTLTVATDATWPPMEMVDANKNIVGYDIDFLKAAAKEAGFNVVFKNTAWDGIFAGLDSGQYDAVISSVTITPERQKKYDFSLPYIDAGQILVVPKTDKAAKLADMKGKKVGAQIGTTGAFEVKKVAGLELKTYDEIGLAFEDMAAGRIQGVVCDEPTAIIYALQKKEYKEKFKIAGKAFTKEAYGICVKKGNKDVVALLNKGITAVKAKKIDQQLKKKWLK from the coding sequence ATGAAAAAACTGCTGCGTCTGCTGTTGCCTGTGCTGACCCTTTCCCTGTGCCTTGCGGCTACCGCGCTCGCTGCTCCACGGACGTTGACCGTGGCTACCGATGCCACCTGGCCCCCGATGGAGATGGTGGATGCCAACAAGAACATCGTTGGCTACGACATCGATTTCCTGAAGGCTGCCGCCAAGGAGGCCGGTTTCAACGTCGTCTTCAAGAACACCGCATGGGACGGGATCTTTGCCGGCCTCGACTCCGGCCAGTACGACGCCGTTATCTCCTCCGTAACCATCACCCCCGAGCGCCAGAAGAAGTACGACTTCTCCCTGCCGTATATCGATGCCGGCCAGATCCTCGTCGTGCCTAAGACCGACAAGGCTGCGAAGCTCGCCGACATGAAGGGGAAGAAGGTCGGCGCCCAGATCGGGACCACCGGTGCTTTCGAGGTAAAGAAGGTGGCAGGGCTCGAGCTGAAGACCTATGACGAGATCGGTCTTGCCTTCGAAGACATGGCAGCAGGCCGCATCCAGGGGGTCGTCTGCGACGAGCCGACCGCGATCATCTATGCTCTCCAGAAGAAGGAGTACAAGGAGAAGTTCAAGATCGCCGGGAAGGCCTTCACCAAGGAAGCGTACGGCATCTGCGTGAAGAAGGGGAACAAGGACGTCGTGGCCCTGCTCAACAAGGGGATCACGGCTGTGAAGGCGAAGAAGATCGACCAGCAGCTCAAGAAGAAGTGGCTGAAATAG
- a CDS encoding DMT family transporter produces MMKKGMAVVLLLITTFFWGVTFTVVKDAVAKVDVFVFLSQRFFLAFILLVCLCLIKKRPVNPATVRDGALLGVFLFMAFAFQTIALLFTSATNTAFLTGLNVVLVPLLGAICFRHSISLPVGLGVSLATVGLFLLCTDGKGMNFNPGDLLAAVCAVCVALHLLCTSRFARKGGTDVLWLTAMQIGTVFFLSFVVALWRGQPVLVLQEGTGWAVGVCAIFATVFAFLVQTSMQRVLSPAHTALIFCCEPVFGALYAFKVGKESLGSYGFLGAGLIVTSMLVSELLPAKVSAPFPIVVEEAAD; encoded by the coding sequence ATGATGAAAAAAGGGATGGCAGTCGTCCTCCTCTTGATCACCACCTTCTTCTGGGGGGTCACCTTCACAGTCGTCAAGGATGCGGTAGCCAAAGTAGATGTATTCGTTTTCCTCTCCCAGCGCTTCTTCCTCGCCTTCATCCTCCTGGTTTGCCTCTGCCTCATCAAGAAGAGGCCGGTAAACCCGGCGACCGTTCGAGACGGGGCGCTCCTCGGCGTCTTCCTCTTCATGGCCTTCGCTTTCCAGACCATCGCGCTTCTTTTCACGAGCGCCACCAACACCGCGTTCCTTACCGGCCTCAATGTCGTACTGGTGCCCCTTCTGGGGGCGATCTGCTTCAGGCACTCCATCTCCCTCCCCGTGGGGCTCGGCGTGTCGCTCGCGACCGTCGGCCTCTTTCTCCTTTGCACCGACGGGAAAGGGATGAACTTTAACCCGGGCGATCTCCTGGCCGCAGTCTGCGCGGTCTGCGTCGCGCTCCATCTTCTGTGCACCAGCCGCTTTGCGCGCAAGGGAGGAACCGACGTCCTGTGGCTCACCGCGATGCAGATCGGCACCGTCTTTTTCCTGAGCTTCGTGGTGGCGCTCTGGCGCGGCCAGCCGGTACTCGTGCTGCAGGAAGGGACCGGGTGGGCTGTCGGCGTCTGCGCGATCTTTGCCACCGTCTTCGCCTTCCTGGTGCAGACCTCCATGCAGCGCGTGCTGAGCCCGGCGCACACGGCTCTCATCTTTTGCTGCGAGCCCGTTTTCGGCGCCCTTTACGCCTTCAAGGTGGGGAAGGAATCGCTCGGGAGCTACGGCTTCCTGGGCGCAGGCCTTATCGTTACCAGCATGCTCGTCTCCGAGCTCTTGCCGGCAAAAGTCTCTGCACCTTTTCCCATCGTCGTCGAAGAGGCCGCCGACTAA